A single window of Candidatus Methylomirabilota bacterium DNA harbors:
- a CDS encoding cysteine desulfurase family protein gives MERGGTAPDRVYLDYGGFAPVDPRVLAVMRPFLEAGIGNPSAPHSLGAEARESLEAARAKVARLVGGAASGIIFTSGATEANNLAIRGVGLRTGAPAPHIITSSVEHMSVLNACRELEKAGAAVTLLPVDAEGRVDPDSLRRALRPDTALVSISAACAEVGTLQPISDIARITRGAGVPLHVDAVGTIGRVQLPAEVLGLDLVTVASNDIYGPPGAGALWARTGVRLAPILLGGGQEGGYRSGTENLPAVVGMGVAAELIRTEGLHSETGRLQALRDRLVEGLLLSIPGCRLTGAPVKRLPHHASFVLRGVKADSILLDLDLAGVAASSGSACAQRTGTPSPVLRAIGCTREEMEGSLCFTFGRWSTAAEVEAVIQCLPPIVARLRALALPAPR, from the coding sequence TTGGAACGCGGGGGCACCGCTCCCGACCGGGTCTACCTCGATTATGGCGGCTTCGCGCCTGTGGACCCGAGGGTGCTCGCCGTCATGCGGCCCTTTCTCGAGGCGGGCATCGGGAATCCGTCGGCGCCCCACTCGCTGGGCGCCGAGGCGCGGGAGTCCCTGGAGGCCGCGCGCGCCAAGGTCGCGCGGCTCGTGGGCGGCGCGGCCTCGGGCATCATCTTCACCTCCGGGGCCACCGAGGCCAACAACCTCGCCATCCGAGGCGTCGGACTCCGGACAGGGGCGCCCGCCCCGCATATCATCACCTCATCCGTCGAGCACATGTCGGTGCTCAATGCCTGCCGCGAGCTCGAAAAGGCGGGCGCCGCCGTCACCCTCCTGCCCGTCGACGCGGAAGGGCGCGTGGATCCGGACAGCCTGCGCCGGGCCCTCCGCCCCGACACGGCGCTGGTGTCGATCAGCGCGGCCTGCGCCGAGGTGGGGACGCTCCAGCCCATCAGCGACATCGCGCGAATCACCCGCGGGGCGGGGGTGCCGCTGCACGTCGACGCGGTAGGCACGATCGGGCGGGTTCAGCTTCCCGCGGAGGTCTTGGGGCTGGACCTGGTCACCGTGGCCAGCAATGACATCTATGGGCCGCCGGGAGCGGGGGCGCTCTGGGCGCGCACGGGCGTGCGTCTGGCTCCCATTCTGCTGGGCGGCGGCCAGGAGGGCGGGTATCGCTCCGGCACCGAGAATCTGCCCGCCGTCGTCGGGATGGGCGTGGCGGCCGAGCTCATCAGGACCGAAGGCCTGCACAGCGAAACGGGGCGGCTGCAGGCCTTGCGAGATCGGCTGGTCGAAGGCCTCTTGCTCTCCATTCCGGGCTGCCGCCTCACGGGCGCCCCGGTGAAGCGCCTCCCGCATCACGCGAGCTTCGTCCTGCGCGGGGTCAAGGCCGACAGCATTCTGCTCGACCTCGACCTTGCCGGCGTGGCGGCCTCATCCGGATCGGCCTGCGCGCAGCGCACGGGCACGCCGTCGCCGGTGCTGCGCGCCATCGGGTGCACCCGGGAGGAGATGGAGGGCTCGCTCTGCTTCACCTTCGGCCGCTGGAGCACGGCCGCCGAGGTGGAGGCGGTCATCCAGTGCCTGCCCCCCATCGTGGCGCGGCTGCGCGCCCTCGCCCTGCCCGCCCCGCGCTGA
- a CDS encoding HD domain-containing phosphohydrolase, with amino-acid sequence MSTPPVRKEVLIVEDDAKVRSALREVFLSDGYTCRVASNGREGLESFERERPPLTLTDIKMPVMDGLDFLRRARTIDNDAAVIVITGVGDIKTAIESLKCGAYDFIVKPVNVEAVLIAAERALERRQLLMERREYHAMLERRVTEATRDLAAALNELEDTYRATLEALGSALDTRDVGTHAHSRRVVGYSLTLARSHGLLESHFRDIEHGVLLHDIGKIGIPDGILLKPGPLSPDEWKIMRTHPDLGRRLVERIPFLRGAVPIVYHHHERWDGTGYPLGLRGEMIPLGARIFAVADAFDAMTFDRPYSVAITFDAARKEIARCAGTHFDPKVVDTFLKIPLELLETIRNGSIEWAQVAPKGPAAREH; translated from the coding sequence ATGAGCACCCCCCCTGTCCGCAAGGAAGTCCTGATCGTGGAGGACGACGCCAAGGTGCGCTCCGCCCTCCGAGAGGTCTTCCTCTCGGACGGCTATACGTGTCGCGTGGCCAGCAATGGCCGCGAGGGGCTCGAGTCCTTCGAGCGAGAGCGCCCACCCCTGACCCTGACCGACATCAAGATGCCCGTCATGGACGGGCTTGACTTCCTCCGGCGAGCCCGGACCATCGACAACGACGCCGCCGTCATCGTCATCACCGGGGTGGGCGACATCAAGACGGCCATCGAGAGCCTGAAGTGCGGCGCCTATGACTTCATCGTCAAGCCCGTCAACGTGGAGGCGGTCCTCATCGCGGCCGAGCGAGCCCTGGAGCGCCGCCAGCTCTTGATGGAGCGTCGCGAATACCACGCGATGCTCGAGCGACGCGTGACGGAAGCCACGCGAGACCTGGCCGCGGCCCTGAACGAGCTCGAGGACACGTATCGCGCGACCCTGGAGGCGCTCGGCTCAGCCCTGGACACGCGGGACGTGGGCACCCACGCCCACTCCCGACGGGTGGTCGGCTACTCCCTCACCCTGGCTCGCTCGCACGGGCTGCTCGAGAGCCACTTCCGCGACATCGAGCACGGCGTGCTGCTCCACGACATCGGCAAGATCGGTATCCCGGACGGCATCCTCCTCAAGCCCGGTCCCCTCTCGCCCGACGAGTGGAAGATCATGCGGACGCACCCGGATCTCGGACGCCGTCTCGTGGAGCGGATCCCCTTCCTCCGCGGCGCCGTGCCCATCGTCTATCACCATCACGAGCGCTGGGACGGCACCGGCTATCCGCTCGGGCTCCGCGGCGAGATGATCCCGCTGGGGGCGCGCATTTTCGCGGTGGCGGACGCCTTCGACGCCATGACCTTCGACCGGCCCTACTCGGTGGCCATCACCTTCGACGCGGCGCGGAAGGAGATCGCCCGCTGCGCGGGGACGCACTTCGATCCCAAGGTGGTGGATACCTTCCTCAAGATTCCTCTCGAGCTGCTCGAGACCATCCGCAACGGCTCCATCGAGTGGGCGCAGGTAGCCCCCAAAGGTCCCGCGGCGCGCGAACACTAG
- a CDS encoding thiolase domain-containing protein yields MRRVAVIGVGVTRFGKHERISAELFAEAAADAIHDADIAPSAVQALYYGNVTGGEGERQLHMGPLAATLLGLPTIRTTRFENACATSHAAFRHAVMEIGAGVSDVVLVGGAERVLNIPTDAATEYFAYCSEASYEQSVGLTFPGVFALIARAHMAKYGTTEEQMAHVAVKNHRHGVLNPKAQFQKEISLETVLKSAYVADPLKLFDCCPFTDGGAALVLAAEEVARKRPRAVWVLGTEAASDTMFMHEKRDLSRVLATERAAAGAYRQAGKTPADVDVVELHDCFTIAEIVATEGLGFFEPGAGGLAAEKGWTSLGGKLPVNPSGGLKAKGHPIGATGAAQIAEIVTQLRGEAGLRQVEGARTGLTHTLGGNTATVLVSLFGRG; encoded by the coding sequence ATGCGTCGCGTCGCTGTGATCGGGGTAGGAGTGACCAGGTTCGGGAAGCACGAGCGCATCAGCGCCGAGCTCTTCGCCGAGGCGGCGGCTGACGCCATCCATGACGCGGACATCGCCCCGTCGGCGGTCCAGGCGCTCTACTATGGCAATGTCACCGGCGGCGAGGGCGAGCGCCAGCTGCACATGGGACCGCTGGCCGCCACCCTGCTCGGCCTGCCGACGATCCGGACCACCCGCTTCGAGAATGCCTGCGCCACGAGCCACGCCGCCTTCCGCCACGCCGTGATGGAGATCGGCGCCGGCGTCTCGGACGTGGTGCTGGTGGGCGGGGCGGAGCGCGTGCTCAATATTCCCACGGACGCGGCGACGGAATATTTCGCCTATTGCTCGGAGGCTTCCTACGAGCAATCGGTGGGATTGACTTTCCCGGGCGTGTTCGCGCTCATCGCCCGCGCCCACATGGCCAAATACGGAACGACGGAAGAGCAGATGGCCCATGTCGCCGTGAAGAATCATCGCCACGGCGTCCTCAATCCCAAGGCGCAGTTCCAGAAGGAGATCTCGCTGGAGACCGTGCTCAAGAGCGCCTATGTCGCCGATCCCCTCAAGCTCTTCGACTGCTGCCCCTTCACGGACGGCGGGGCCGCCCTGGTCCTCGCCGCCGAGGAGGTGGCGCGGAAGCGCCCGCGGGCCGTCTGGGTTCTCGGCACCGAGGCCGCCTCGGACACCATGTTCATGCACGAGAAGCGCGACCTCTCGCGCGTGCTGGCCACCGAGCGCGCGGCGGCCGGCGCCTACCGTCAGGCGGGCAAGACCCCCGCCGACGTGGATGTCGTGGAGCTCCATGATTGCTTCACCATCGCCGAGATCGTCGCCACCGAGGGGCTCGGCTTCTTCGAGCCCGGCGCCGGAGGTCTCGCGGCGGAGAAGGGCTGGACCAGTCTTGGGGGCAAGCTTCCCGTCAACCCGTCGGGCGGGCTCAAGGCCAAGGGCCACCCCATCGGCGCCACCGGGGCCGCGCAGATCGCTGAGATCGTGACCCAGCTCCGGGGCGAGGCCGGCCTGCGCCAGGTCGAAGGCGCGCGGACGGGCCTGACCCACACCCTGGGCGGCAATACCGCGACGGTCCTCGTAAGCCTCTTCGGCCGTGGCTGA
- a CDS encoding sulfurtransferase TusA family protein has translation MAVDPKLLIPDRQIDCIGLFCPMPIVKTREAIRDMTLGSLLAMLSDDPASDADMRSWSQITGHELVDISRQGGVYRFLVRKTR, from the coding sequence ATGGCTGTCGATCCGAAACTTCTCATTCCCGACAGGCAGATCGACTGCATCGGCCTCTTCTGTCCCATGCCCATCGTCAAGACGCGGGAGGCCATCCGCGACATGACCCTGGGGAGCCTTCTCGCCATGCTCTCTGACGACCCGGCATCGGATGCGGACATGCGAAGCTGGAGTCAGATCACCGGCCACGAGCTCGTAGACATCTCGCGACAGGGCGGTGTCTATCGTTTCCTCGTCAGGAAAACACGGTAG
- a CDS encoding GGDEF domain-containing protein, with the protein MPQANRLPTEGPEEPTLVAGGARRTIMLSLMLTSFIPLIVVGYGMYTYLIPLLDQTRRVRDLPWLQALLAFTGLLMAVGGLLIWDLTRTLGKRQERAPAPEAPAAGTASPAAAGEDVDSLLHSFSRMLAPIEQQASAIDRYAVRLDTAYKELESTNARLKEFSFKDEVTGLYNRRFFSIRLEEEVSRYRRFNHPVSVVLLDLDGFKSVNDDLGHPAGDETLRGMAEILLRHSRGINVICRYGGDEFAILLVETSKAGARLYADRIRYVLSSYQFAHKRRVTASFGIASLPEDVAPTAEDLIQAADEALYAAKRSGKNRVSVHEDIGVAQTVSEGKSE; encoded by the coding sequence ATGCCCCAGGCAAATCGCCTCCCGACCGAGGGACCCGAAGAGCCCACGCTGGTAGCCGGTGGCGCTCGGCGCACCATCATGCTGTCGCTCATGCTGACCTCGTTCATCCCTCTGATCGTGGTCGGCTATGGCATGTACACCTATCTGATCCCGCTCCTGGACCAGACGAGGCGGGTGCGCGACCTGCCATGGCTCCAGGCCCTCCTGGCCTTCACCGGTCTGCTCATGGCGGTGGGCGGGCTCTTGATCTGGGACCTGACCCGGACCCTCGGCAAACGCCAGGAGCGTGCGCCGGCGCCGGAGGCCCCCGCGGCAGGCACCGCGTCCCCGGCCGCGGCCGGCGAGGACGTCGACAGCCTCCTGCACTCGTTCTCCCGTATGCTCGCTCCCATCGAGCAGCAGGCCTCCGCCATCGATCGCTACGCGGTGAGGCTCGACACCGCGTACAAGGAGCTCGAGTCCACCAATGCCCGGCTGAAGGAGTTCTCCTTCAAGGACGAGGTGACGGGACTCTACAATCGCCGCTTCTTCTCCATCCGTCTCGAGGAAGAAGTCTCCCGGTACCGCCGCTTCAACCACCCGGTGTCCGTGGTGCTCCTGGATCTCGACGGCTTCAAGTCCGTCAATGATGACCTGGGCCACCCCGCGGGCGACGAGACGCTGCGAGGCATGGCCGAGATCCTCCTTCGCCATTCCCGCGGCATCAACGTCATCTGTCGCTACGGCGGCGACGAGTTCGCCATCCTGCTCGTGGAGACCTCCAAGGCGGGGGCGCGGCTCTACGCCGATCGCATCCGCTATGTCCTGTCGTCGTACCAGTTCGCCCACAAGCGCCGCGTGACGGCGAGCTTCGGCATCGCCTCCCTGCCCGAGGACGTGGCGCCCACCGCGGAGGATCTCATCCAGGCGGCCGACGAGGCCCTGTACGCGGCCAAGCGGTCGGGCAAGAATCGCGTCTCCGTGCACGAGGACATCGGGGTGGCCCAGACCGTGTCCGAGGGCAAGAGCGAATGA
- a CDS encoding Zn-ribbon domain-containing OB-fold protein has product MADPVVTLKHFFEEARSGRLTGIRCRRCGDLAMPPKEFCPACQERDWAPVALAGAGNITSFTVIRVAPRGRAAEVPYAVAVVRLDEGVSLLGRIVDISLESLRIGLPVRFRPLVTSEQAAIGFGPA; this is encoded by the coding sequence GTGGCTGACCCTGTGGTGACGCTCAAGCATTTCTTCGAGGAAGCGCGCTCGGGGCGGCTTACCGGGATTCGCTGCCGCAGGTGCGGCGACCTCGCCATGCCCCCGAAGGAATTCTGTCCTGCGTGCCAGGAGCGCGACTGGGCCCCGGTGGCGCTGGCGGGCGCGGGCAACATCACCTCGTTCACGGTCATCCGCGTCGCCCCGCGCGGCCGCGCGGCCGAGGTGCCGTATGCCGTGGCGGTGGTCCGGCTCGACGAGGGCGTCTCGCTTCTCGGCCGCATCGTCGACATTTCCCTCGAGAGCCTCAGGATCGGCCTCCCCGTTCGCTTCCGCCCGCTCGTCACCAGCGAACAGGCCGCCATCGGCTTCGGCCCCGCCTGA
- a CDS encoding HAD hydrolase-like protein has protein sequence MRLVLFDIDGTILSARGAGRRALAAALTEVYGGAGDIEGYDLRGQTDQRIVFDLMEGRGLSRDRIRARLDDCFEAYARGLQAEIGDGRGVVIMPGIADLVRRLDGEAGALVGLLTGNIEAGARIKLTPTGLWPYFHLGAYGSDHYDRRQLPSLAARRAEALVGRGFPPEEILVIGDTPRDIECARHFGAVAIAVATGLFSRAELEAENPDLLFDDFSDVDAAFSKLLGP, from the coding sequence ATGCGCCTCGTTCTCTTCGACATCGATGGCACCATCCTGTCCGCGCGCGGGGCGGGGCGTCGCGCCCTCGCCGCCGCCCTCACCGAGGTCTACGGGGGGGCGGGAGATATCGAAGGCTACGACCTTCGCGGGCAGACCGACCAGCGCATCGTCTTCGATCTGATGGAAGGCCGTGGTCTCTCGCGCGACCGAATCCGCGCGCGTCTCGATGATTGCTTCGAGGCCTATGCGCGTGGGCTCCAAGCCGAGATCGGCGATGGCCGGGGCGTGGTCATCATGCCGGGCATCGCCGATCTCGTCCGGCGGCTGGACGGAGAGGCGGGGGCCCTCGTGGGCCTGCTCACGGGAAATATCGAGGCGGGCGCGCGGATCAAGCTGACTCCCACGGGGCTGTGGCCGTATTTCCATCTCGGCGCCTACGGATCCGATCATTACGATCGACGCCAGCTCCCCTCGCTGGCGGCAAGACGGGCGGAGGCGCTGGTGGGGCGCGGGTTCCCGCCCGAGGAGATCCTCGTCATCGGCGATACGCCCCGCGATATCGAGTGCGCGCGTCATTTCGGGGCGGTGGCCATCGCCGTGGCCACAGGTCTATTCTCGCGAGCGGAGCTCGAGGCGGAAAACCCGGATCTCCTCTTCGACGACTTCTCCGACGTCGACGCGGCCTTCTCGAAGCTCCTCGGGCCCTGA
- a CDS encoding cupin domain-containing protein codes for MPKAELEFFKPDHIPWEPVAASATGGAGGAGVRQKILSRNEEGDVTRLLEFETGVETSETIVHDFWEEVWILEGELTDLGKKQTFTAGMYACRPPGMIHGPYRVPKRCVTLELRYFKK; via the coding sequence ATGCCCAAAGCCGAGCTCGAGTTCTTCAAGCCGGACCATATCCCCTGGGAGCCCGTCGCCGCCTCGGCCACCGGAGGCGCGGGCGGCGCCGGGGTCAGGCAGAAGATCCTGAGCCGCAACGAAGAGGGCGACGTGACACGATTGCTGGAATTCGAGACGGGCGTCGAGACGAGCGAAACCATTGTCCACGACTTCTGGGAGGAGGTCTGGATCCTGGAGGGCGAATTGACGGACCTCGGCAAGAAACAGACTTTCACGGCCGGCATGTACGCCTGTCGCCCGCCGGGCATGATTCACGGCCCGTACCGCGTGCCGAAGCGGTGCGTGACCCTCGAGCTGCGCTACTTCAAGAAATAG